The DNA sequence GGTGTCGAACCGGTCGGCGATGTAGACCTCACGAACCTCACCCATGTGAAACCACGGACCGAGGTCCGCGCTGCCGAGGAGGTTGCCAACCGCAGCATTTGCGAAGACTTCGAAACTTTCAAATCCCTGTTCGCGCGAGTGCAGCAGGACCTGGAGTCCGGAGTTCGGCAGACGCGTCCGTTCGAGCTGAAGGCAGAAATCCAACCGGGTGCCTGGTTCATCGTCGGCGGACAGAAGGCCTATGTCGCGGAAATGGGCGAACAGTTCCTTACGGAGCATGGACGAACCGACGCGAGACTACGCGTAATCTTCGACAACGGCACCGAGAGCAACATGCTCATGCGTTCTCTTCAACGCGCGCTCAACAAGGACGATGCCGGCCGCAGAATTACAGACCCCATCGCGGGACCGCTCTTCTCCGGACAGAAGACAGACGGCGACATCGAGAGCGGGACGATCTATGTCTTGCGCAGCCATTCCGACCATCCGATGGTGGTGGCAAATCGAGACCTCGTTCACAAGGTAGGCGTCACCAACATGTCCGTCGAACAGCGGATCGCTGGAGCGCGTCTTCAATCGACTTACCTTCTCGCCGACGTCGAGATAATCGCCGAATACAAGCTGTTCAACATCAACCGGACCAAATTGGAGCATGTGCTGCATCGAGTACTCTCCCCGGCGCGCCTGGACCTTACGATCAAGGATCGCTTCGGCAATCCGGTGAAACCGGAGGAGTGGTATCTAGTGCCGCTGTATGTCATCGACGAGGTGGTGGAGAAGGTGAAGGACGGCACGATCACGGGGTATGAGTATGACCCCGCCGAGGCAAGGTTGAAGTTAGCGCGCTAAGACCCTGGCTCTTGCAGCCGTTCCAATGCGCGGCCCACGGAAGACATGGTGTCGTGCCTGGGCCAATGCTCCGACTAAGCCGCCTCTAGCCGAAGAACGTGATCGCCAATTTCTCCGACGGTTTCCATCGGACGGAGTCGGAGCTTTTTCTCGTCCGCCTGTTCTTCAAGTTCTTGGAGAGCGCTGTCGAGTTTTTGCCACTGCTTGTCACTGACTTGCGGATCGCTCCTTCCCGGACGCTGCAGAATCAATTCATAGTCTCGGTGGAGCATTGTGTCCCGTTCGCGTACCTGCACTGTGTTGAGGTCCCAGAGACGCAGTTTCACGAGCTCGAATGACCGGGATAAAGCCGAAACGCGCAAGGTGCCGAAATTTGCGACTAGGCGCGACCCTGAATAATCAATCACAGGCTCCTGGTTGGATCGCCGGCTCCGACGGCCATTACCTGCCACAAGGTCGGGACTGAAGAAGCGCGCGAGCCCGTCTCGCTGGCTCTTAACATACTCGCAAACCATGAACGGGAGGCGATCACCAGAGGCTTCAGACTCAGTTGCAATTTCCTCCAAATCGACGGCCACGAAGCTTGCAGAACCCTGAGCATACAGAGACGAAAGGGCGGCAATCCAACTTTGAGCGATCGCTTGCAGGCTAGCGCCTTCTCCCTCCCTCAACTCGCCCACCGTGATCCCGGTTACCGCGGGATCAGGCTTGATGAGCGCCTCGTGAGACCGCCTAGCCAAGTCGTGACGCAGATAATCTCCGGCAATATGTATGGCGTTCGTAATGCTGACGGCGTCCTCGCCATAGAAGCATTTCAATCGATCAAGCGAGTTCGCAAGTTCAAGATGAAATCCTGTCTCATTGACTGCCGCCACTCCGACTACAAAACGCTCATACGACCCGACGATAGGGGTAAGGAGAATAGGTGCCCAATTGGCCTGGACACTCGTAGTCAGCATTGGGAAGATCGAGGAACTTATAGCAACGTTGCTCATGTCAGAACACCCAACGCCTTACATGCGTGCGCGGGCACTTTTAGTATGCGCTTCTCCAAGAACGCTTCCAACGCGCTTAGATGCGTCGCCGGAAGCAGCTTTGAGATTAGGCTCGCGGCGGAAACTTCCGCAAAATCCACGTTACCGAGTCCGTCAGAGAGATTCTTAGCCTCTTGGGCACGGCTAGCCTTCTGGTCTGTGGAGAGATGACCGGTCAACCAATCAGATAGCCTGTTTGCATATTCTTGATTCGGGTCCAGCTGCGGAGGCTGCCAGTTTGGACCGGTGAAACTATGACCATGATCAATAAGCCATACTTCATCTTTGCCACCCAACAAAAGGTTGCCAGGATGGCGATCTATGTTCGCAATCCACGCATCATATGCGTATAGGTGACCTAAATCGCCCCATTTAATTATCTGATCGAGAAGCGCTTTACGTCCAGCGACATCCGAGCCAGTCCATCGGTAGGTAACATTCGGAACCTTCACGTCAACACTCACAAAAACGAGACGCGCCCCGTCTGAGAGTGAAGGCGCGACATTCGTTGCCAGCACATCCTGTCTTACCAAGCCAAGAAAGCAGTCGGGTATTGGCAGTCCGACCCGCCGAGCCAACGAATGAGCCAACAGTTCGTTGCAAAGCTGTATGAGGTCCAGGTCCTTGATCACGGCCTGCCTTACAGCGCCATCGTCAAGAAGTACTTGCCCCCGAAAGGTTTCATTGACGTTACCTTCCTTGAAACCGATCGCCCCTTTAAGAACGGTCGCGAGCTTTATTGTTGTCATGCAGCCACCCCCTACGCAGGTATCGCAACCTTTGCGGGCTTTTTCAAGCTGGTCGTCTCCCAATAAATGGTCGGTCATCGGTCGAGTCCAGCTGCAGTCAACGGTTGAAGAGAACGCCGAACTTCCAACCGAATTGCGAGAGCCGACGCCGTGCTTTAGGGCTGAGGCGAGGCCTGCCTAAACAGCCGAGCGGAGTTCATATTCTGACGGTCCCGACAATCGGCATTGCGGGCCAACCGGGATCAACACCTAGCGCCGGGCAGGCCGACTGGTGAGGTCAGGCGGCGTCTACTTGCTTTTCGCTGGTGCCGAGACCCTTCTGGCGGGCGTACTCACCTAGAACGGCGTCACACCAGACTTTGATAGCTTCGCGCTTGAGAGCGAGGTGCTGCGCGCCGCCATAGGCCAATTGCGTCACCTTCGCCTGCCGTTGCCGCAAGAAGTCGGCGCGCTGACGTTCAGTGGCGGTAACCGCCAAGGCTTCTTTCTCCTTAACCTCGTGAGCAAGGATGACGGACGCGCCGCCAGGAATGCCCGCTTCGTCGAGGGCCTTGGTGATCGCACGGCGGAGGTCCTGAAGGCTCCACCAGTCGATACCCGCCTCCGCCAAAAGGTCTTGGCGTTCCGTTCGCCGAGGGATCGCCTTCATCCTTTCACGCTCGACGTCCTGAATCAACTCGTCGCGGCCCGCCAGTCGGTATAGGACGCGGTAGACACCCGACGCTGAAACGTGAACCTTTCCTTTTTTGCGTTCCGACGGGAATGCCCATTCCTGCGTGTCCGCGCCGTGCTTGCCCTTCGACCTGAACCTGTCGACCATCTCCCAGGCCTCCGTCGGGATCGGAAGCGCATGCGCCCGTCCGGCCTTCATGACATCCTTCGACCACGCCGCCAGTTTCCATCCCTCTACCTTGTCGTCAACCACGTCGTGGCCGAGCAAGGACATTCCCGCATTTGCGCGCTGGCACGTCAGTACGAGCCACCAGAGGCCGGAAAGAGTGGCGTGCCCCACGCCTGCGATCCTCTGGGCGCGTCCCGGAAGCGGTTTGTCGAGATACTGTTCGGCGAGGATGAGTGTCGACACGATCGCCTCGATCTCCGGGCGGCGTTCCCGGGGCTTGATCTCGTAAGGTGCCGTGACCATGTTCCACCACGCGTCGCCGACAAGACCGGATTTGCTCGAATTGTTCTGGGCGCACCACGTCATTACCGCACGGAAGTAGGTCACGACCTTCATCGCGCCTGCCGGAGATTTTCCGACAGTCCGCCTGACTTCGTCTCTGACCTCTTCGATATCGCCTCGTGTAATGCTGACGACGGGGAAATCCATTAGTTTGGAGAATGCCGGCCGATTGAAAGTTAGCCTGTAGTCTTTCACGGTATTGTCCCCAATGCGGTCCGTCTCCCTGGTTGCGGGATCGGTCTTCGCCCGAATAGTCTCCTCGACGCATTCGCGCAGCGTCCATGTCGTTGGCCGCGCTGCTTCCTCCTCTGCCGCCTTGCGTGCAGCCTCGTCGCGCTCGATGAGTTCGGCGGCCGCCCTCCGTACGTCACCCTTGCCCTTGCTCTTGCCGTAGTACACCGCGAGGAATGCCTTGGCCTGATCTGTATCCTCGCCATTGTCGGCTAGTATCGACCGGACTGCTCTGGCCAGTTCTCTGACCTTCGACAGCGCTGTGAGACGTCGGTCATTCTCCGGGTAGACATACCCAATGGTGACGGACGAGTTTCGGAAGCGCACGACCCACGCTGCGGTCTTGCCCTGCATCTGGAGCCTAAGGCCAGTCTCCTTGGCATCAGCCTGGATGGTGATGTCTTTCCCGAACCCTTCCTTCTCTGCCTTGTAGGCTGCGTTGCGGACGTGGTGGTCTTCCAGTGTCAGTTTCTCTGTCGCCATACCCTTCGTTTGTCCCTCTAAAACACCTACCGTTCTCTACCGCTTCTCTACCGTTTTAAAATTGGTTGACAAGGCTTTTTGTGGCGGAGGTTTTTATTTTAGAGAAATCTAAATTAATGCCTTCAAGTGTTGACAATATCTTTGTATTACAATGCTTTCGCCATCTGTTTCTGTTGGCAGGCAGGGGGTTGTCAACCTATTTTGAATTCTAGGCAGTAGGATTGAAAATCCGCGTGTCGGTGGTTCAAATCCGCCTCCGGGCACCATTATTTACTCGGAAACAAAATACAGATAGTTACGAGATTTTGATGATGCCAGGTGGCTGGCAGGTCCCATCTCTTGGGAATCTCATATCGTTTCCAAACAATTTTCAGTTTGATTCGCCGCTATCCCCGTCGCATCTCAGACGTCCTGCACGATTCGAGACAAAGGTGGAACTGGAAGCCCGGCTGATATGATTCTTGGTCAAATCGGGCGATGCCCAGGAGCGTCCAGTGGAAGGGTCTAGACATGGTTCCGAGAACCAACTCAACGCCTTCTTCATGCGGAATATCGTTGCAGCCTATCAAGGTATTCCGTGCAAACAGCTTCCACCAGCTTGAGCAATTCGGCAGTACGCGCTTGAAGCCAGGCTAGGGCTTCCTCACTGATCTCGAAATGCTTCGAATAGCGCGCTTTGACATAGGCTTCGTTCAGCGTACTGAACCAAGCCCGTTCGCGATGCTCGTCGCGGGGAAAAGCATTTGCGAGGCGACGGTCCTGTTCCTCCGCGAGCGAGCGGAGGAACTTGATATTGTGGGACGGCGGGCCGTAGTTGGTGAGCGTCAGCAGCACGCAGGAATATGCCTGCTCGATAGATTGATGCAGCGCGAATGAGGCCCGCTCCCCGGAATGCTTGTTCCGTGAAAATTCCGCCCAATCAAAGAACTCTTTAGCCGCCAAGAAACGGTGACCAAAATGCCCCCGTGCCACGCGCAACCGTTCCTCGGGCGTCAGCGGCTTCGGCTCCGCCAGCGGCTCGTCGTCAAGCTCATAGAGGACGAGGCCTTCCCGGCGGATATCGGAAAAGAAGTACTGTCCCTCCTTGAGATACGTATTCACCTCGCGCCTGGAATGGACGATGAAGCTCACAGGCGTTTCGATCGACGGGTCGTGGATCAGCCGGTCGGCGGCTTTGTTCCAATACTCCGCGTAGTCGCAGAGCTTGCGGTTGTTGACAATGATCAGCAGGTCGAAGTCGGATCGGTAGCCCTTCATGGTGAAGGGCTCATCAACCCAACCGCCCTTGGCATAGGAACCGAAAAGCAGAATCTTTAGGATCCTGCCGCGCTTCTTAAAGTCAGCTGTTCCTTCCTTCAGCGCATCCTCGAACTCCTCATGCAGGATCTCCACGGCACGCGCGAGCTCTCGCTGCTTGCGTGGTGGCACATGATCGAGAGATGATTTCATCATAGCGGTAAAATAAGGCGGGGTCCGATGGAAACGATCGTCAAATCAAACGTATGGTATGAACCGATGTTACACCAGTGGGAAGCAAGCCACAAAGGCGCGCGGGTGTTGTGAAGCCGCGCCGGCCGCTACCTGTCGCAGCACGATCATCCGGTCTGCTGGTGAATGTTCAGGACTTTCGTCGCTGATAGCGACACGAAACAACGCCGCAACGAGAATGTCGTCGAAGACCTTTACTCCCGTCATATGTGTGGTGCACCGGCAGTTCCCCGCGCAACCACGTCGGCATGATTGGAATGGTGTAGCCGGTGCAGCACGAGCGAACCGCGCGCGCTCCGACACAGAACATCCCGCTGCTTATCCGTTGATTGATCACGCAGTCGCGAAGAGAGCGCGATGACGAGGACACACCAGTCGAATACTCTAGTGCGGCGAAGCCGTTCCGGCCGGCCTCTGAGCTAGCATTGATCCTCCGTCCTACTGAAGGCGGGGATTTACCGCTGTTACCTGCGTTACATGCGCGTCGCAGCTTCCGCATATTCTCACGCCCGGGAGGACCTGAGCGACGAGCGTCTCGTCGCGTAATCGATGCCGCGAAACCACAACAAAAACAGGGCCGTGGCAGGGTCAACCGAGGATTAGAAATGCGTAAATTTGCCAGGCTCTCTTTAGCAACTCTCGTCGCGGCAACGATCGCGGGCGCATCCGCTCCTGCCTTCGCGGGCGGCAGCTACTACAAGGGCGTGTCACCGACGCCGGTCAACGAAGGCCACCGAAGCGAGAAATACAATCCGCCCGGAAAGACCGTAAACCGCCCGCCGCCGAGAAACGGCTCCTACTACAAGGGCATCATGCGCAAGTAGGAAGATCATGCGAGAGGAGGCCTATTGGCCGGGACGCTGTTGGCCACCGGCTGCAGATCTGCCTCTCAGGCGATTGCATCACGAAAACAACGAAGGGCGCCGTGGCGCCCTTTTATGTTAGGTCAGCACATGGCTGAGAATATCGCCCTCGCTGACCACCATGTTCGGCGGGTGGCCGTTGCGCAGATAATGCTTGCGGTCGCTATCGGCGGTAATGAACACCGCGGTGCGGGCGACCTCATCCGCCGTCAATTGTGTTGTTGACGGCACGACAGCGATTTCGGAGCGCAGGCCGAGTTCGCGCAACAGTGCCTCGATCGCGCCAGGGTCGTCGACGCCATGAAGAACAAGCCGATCGATTTCCGCGATCGCGTTCGTGTGCCAGGCGACGGTCTGAAGTGCGACCATGAGGGGCAGCGCCCCTCTTGCCTGCTGCACGTCGGGATGGTGCTCGAAGCCGCCCAGCATCAGCCGCGTATAGAGCTCATAGGCGCGAACGTAGTCTTTCTTCAGCACCCACATGCGCAGGGCGACGCTCATGCGGACCATGGTGAAGTCCCTGATCTGCGCATCGAAGTAGGCGCGCCGATCAGGCGTCAGCTTGACGGCACCGCGTTTGGCGCCGCTATAGATGAAGTACTCGAGACCGCCGCGATAGGTATCCCATCCGGTCAGCGTTTCGGCGTGGCCGGCCTGTGGACGATCGCGGACGATCTTGGAGCGTATCACCTGGCGATAGAATGGCTTCTTGAGGAAGGTGACGGCGCCCAGTTCCAGGAAATGTGCGAGGTAGGAGAAGGCCCAATAGGCGAAGTGCCGCGGCGCCCAGGCGGAGCGCAGCGCCGAGGTCCGGTAAATGCCGATCTCGGGAAAGACATGCCGGTCGACGAGAAAATCGAAAACCGGCTCGAATTCCCGTTTCTTGAACTTGGTATCCTTGTCGACCGAGAAGAATGGCGCGTTATCACGTTCGTCAACCTCGTCATGGGTGTACCAGGGTGCAAAGCACACCGTCACTTCTGGGTTGAGATCCAGATAGCGAATTGCCTCTCGCAAGCCCTCGTTGATGAGCACGTCGTCATCGGCGAGGTAGATCGTGTACTCGCCGACCGCGCGGCTGACGGCGCTGATGACGTTGGGAATTGCGCCGAAATTCTCCGACTGGCGAAAATAGCGGATCGGCAAACCCTTGGCGACAAAGCGATCGACGATCTCCTTCGTGCCGTCGGTCGAGGCGTTGTCGGAAATGATGATCTCGTACTTGAAGGAGAACTGGTAGAGCTCGATGAAGTAGCCGAGCGTCTTTTCGAGGAAGGGCGCGCGGTTATAGGTGGGAATGCAGATGCTCAGCTTAACCTGGCTCACTCGCCTCTCCATTGTCAGTCACATGCGATAGCGGGCCTTCGGCAGACCGCCGGCCGCGCCCCGTTTGCTGCATGCCGGCGCAAAGAAACAGCGGTGGCTGGCGATGCAACGGCAGGGACCGGACGCCTCAAGGCGCAAGGGGCAGCGCGCGGAGGAGGCCGATCCTACGCTCCTTATTCCGCCTCGATCTTGCGTGAGCCTTGTCTTGAATAAAGACCGCTCAGGCCGCAGCGGTGCGGAGGGTGAACAGGGCTCTTGTTAGTGTTTTGTTAACCATGCTGGCGCAACCTCGATGGTTGTAGCAATGGCGCTCGATCCGATCTTCATCGGGCCGCCTGCCCGAAAGCAGACGCATTCGTTCATTCCTGGGGGCAGAGAGAAGGATGTACGAGATGGCAGCCCATATGATGAAGATGCTGATGAGCATCATCGCCGCGCTGTCGCTCGGCTCGCTGCTGTTTCTGATGGCCGTTCTCTAAGCGACGGCCAAAGCTTCGGCTGGCGCTCCCGTCAGGGGTAGAGGTAGAACTCGTCCCAGTTCTCGTGCGGCACGAGTTCGCCGATCTTGTATTCGAACGACAGGACATCCAGGTGCTCAGCGTCGGTGCGGCACTTGAACTTCAGCTTGTACCATTCGCCCTTGCTGCGGAAGACTGCGCCCGGCGCCTTCATCTTGTCTTCCTTCACGACCGGCTCGGCGAAGGTGTAGGCGATCACCTTGTCCGGCTTGAAGGTCGACTTGTCGGCGTTGATGCGCTCCATCGCCTCGGTGTCGCACCGCTGTTCCAGCCGGGTCTGCGGATCGAGCTTTTCGAACTGGCGTACCAGGGACTGATCCATCGCCAGCGCCGGCGAAAATGTGGCGGCGAAGATGAGCGGGTACGCGATTGTCTTCATGCTCGACGGACTCCTGACAATGGAAAAGAACCGGACCCGGCAAATCACCCCGGGACGCGCCTGCGGTTTCAGTTAAGCTTTGTGGCCATTCCAAGGCAGGTCAAATTTCCGAAACGTTGAACTACGTTTCCGATACATCGATCCATTCGGCCCCGGTCAGCTCGACGATGCGGGCGGGGCTGATGTGTACCGCTGCATTGGTGGCACCGGCGGCTGGCACCACGATGTCATAGGCCTTGAGCGACAAGTCGCAATAGATGTTGTGCGGCTTGGCAAGGCCGAAGGGGCATACGCCGCCCACCGGGTGGCCGGTCTCCGCCTCCACCTCATCGAAGCCGAGCATGCGGGCCTTGGTGCCGAAGCGGGCCTTGTACTTCTTGTTGTCGAGGCGGGCGTCGCCGCGCGTGACGATGAGGATCACATCGTCGCCGACACGAAGCGCCAAGGTCTTGGCAATTTGCGCGGGCTCGACACCGTGGCCTTCTGCCGCCAGCGCAACCGTGGCGGTGCTCTGTTGAAGCTCGATGACGTCGATATCTGGGGCATGCTGGGAAAAGAAGTCTTTGACGGAGGTCAGGCTCATGGCGAAGGATTCACGTTATTGAAAGCGATGGCGATCAGCCGCGTCGCGAACAGCCGGCGTTCGGCTTCGGGAGGGCAAATCTCTCAGTCGTCGTTGGAGGCGTCAAGGTCTTCGGGGCGCAGGCCTTCCTGCCCGGGCGGCAGATAGCCATGGCTGGTGAACCAGTTCTCAAGGATTGTGGCGATCGCCTGATCCCGTGACAGCGTTCCTGGGTGATCGGCGATGAAAGACCTGAGCGCAGTCTCGATCTTGTCGGTGTAAAGCGCGTTCATGTTCGCCTCCGTCTGGCAATGTAAGACATCCCGCCCGGTGATCCGGCCAGCAGATCACAGTGCTACAGCCCCCTTCGCGCGTCCAGACGGAACGGCCATGGGGGCGTCCCGTGCGCCAAGTCTAGTGCCGTCGAACGGCGCGCGGTCAGGCCTGTTTGACGATCCGGATCAGCACCAGAAGGATGACGGCGCCGATCGTGGCGTGCAGGATGGCCGAAAGAATACCGCTGCCGAGGCTGATGCCGATCGCCGGGAAGAGGAAACCAGCGATGAAAGCGCCGATGATGCCGACCACCATGTTGCCGATCAGGCCGAAGCCAAAGCCTTTGACGATGAGACCGGCGAGCCAGCCTGCGATTGCGCCGACGATCAGGAATACGAGGATGCTTTCGATGCCCATGAATGGTTCCCTTTCCGTTAGACCTTCAAGGGAAAGATAGATCAGGATTTCAAATCAGATAGGGGGCAATTTCATCGCGTTGCGATTTTTTTGTGCCGGTCGCAAAACACCCGTGGCGGCGCTTGCGCCGCCACGCTTAAGGGGCTGTCGAGGCACACCTGTCAGATGATACCGCCGCCGCCGCCGGCTACGGCCGGGCGTTCGGCCGAAACCTTGGCGCGGTAGCCGCTCTTGCGATAGGCCGCGACCGGCGCCACCGCGCCGCCGTTCTCAAGCCGCGCCATCGCAAGGATCGGCTCGACATCGGTGCGGAAGGCGGCCTTCAGCGTCTCGCTTGCCATCAGGGCGTCGTTGTCGTCCTGATAGCCTTGAAGCGCCTGACGGTCGACGATCAGCGCTTGCGCATAGGCGCGGCAGACCTCGGTCGCGCTCGTCATCAGGCTTTCGATCGGATCGGTGACGTTGTGGCTCTGGTCGAGCATATGCGCCGGCTGGAAGCCCTTGGCCCGGCGCGTTTCTGCGTCCACCAGCTCGTTGAAGACGAGGAACAGGCGGTAGGGGTCGATCGAGCCCGTATCGAGGTCGTCATCGCCATATTTCGAATCGTTGAAGTGGAAGCCGCCGAGCTTGCCGAACTGGATGAGCCGGGCGACGATCATCTCGATATTGACGTTCGGCGCATGGTGGCCGAGATCGACGAGGCAGAAGGCCTTGGGGCCGAGTTCCTGGGCAATGAGGTAGTTGGTGCCCCAGTCCTGGACCACGGTCGAGTAGAACGCCGGCTCGAACATCTTGTGCTCGGTATAGACCCGCCAGTCATCCGGAAGCGCCGCATATACCGCTTTCATTGCATCGAGATAACGCTCGAAGGCGCGGGTGAAGTTGCTCTGGCCGGGAAAATTGGAGCCGTCGCCGACCCAAACCGTCAACGCCTTGGAGCCGAGTTGCCGGCCGATCTCGATGCATTCGAGATTGTGGTCCACCGCTTGGGCGCGCGTTGCGGCGTCGCTATGCGACAGTGAGCCGAACTTGTAGGAATGCTCCTGGCCTGGCGCGTCGGAAAACGTGTTGGAATTCATTGCGTCAAAGCCGAGACCAAGCGATGTGCCCTTCTGCTTCAGCGCGGAAAGGTCCGACACCTTGTCCCAGGGAATGTGCAGCGACACGGTCGGCGTTGCCCGGGTCAGTTGCTGGATGACGGCACAATCTTCGAGCTTGTCGAAGATGTTGCGTGGCTCGCCCTTGCCGGGAAAGCGGGCAAAGCGTGTGCCGCCGGTGCCGACGCCCCAGGAGGGAACGGCGACGCCATAGGCGGCGACCTTGTTCTTGATGGCGTCTATTGCGATTCCCCGGCGATCGAGCCGCTCACCAAGGCTCTCGTAATCCCGTCGAAGTGCCGCAAGACGGCTTTCGTTCTCTGCCTCGACCGTTGTCTGGCTGATCATGGTGGTGGTCATGGATCGCTCCTCGATCAGCGGGTGAAGGACTGGGCGTTGCCCGCGTCGACATTGATGATGTTGCCGGTCGATTTCGCCGACATGTCGGACGAAAGGAAATAGATCGCCTCGGCGATATCCTCCGGGAAGACGCTGAGCTTCAGCATAGAGCGCTCGCGATAATGCGCTTCGAGATCGTCGACATCCATCTTGTAGGCGGCGGCGCGCTGTTCCTTCCATTCGCCGGTCCAGATCTTCGAGCCGCGCAGCACCGCGTCGGGGTTGACGACGTTGACGCGGATCTGAGCCGATGCACCCTCAAGTGCCAGGCAACGGGCAAGGTGGATCTCGGCCGCCTTGGCGGTGCAATAGGCGGATGCGCCGGGGGAGGCGGCAAGGCCGTTCTTGGAGGCGACGAAGACGACATTGCCGCCGGCCTTCTGCTGCCGGAAGATACGGAAGGCTTCACGGGAGACGAGGAAGTAGCCGGTGGTCAGAATCTCGATGTTCTTGTTCCAGAGCGCCAGCGTCGTGTCTTCGATCGTGGCGGAGGAAGCAAGGCCCGCATTGGAAACCAGAATGTCGAGGCCACCGAAGGCGAGCAGCGTGTCGGCGAAGCCGCCTTCGACCGCCGCCTCGCTGGTGACATTCATGCTGACCGAGCGCACGAAATCCTTACCGTAACGCGCTGAAAGCTCTGCCACAGCGGCGGCAAGTGCGCTCTCGTCGATGTCGGCAAGCACCACGCAGGCCCCCTCCTGCATCAAGCGGTTGGCCGTCGCCTTGCCGATGCCGCCCGCACCGCCGGTGACGAGCGCGATCCGGCCGGCGAGGCTCTTCGGCTTCGGCATGCGCTGGAGCTTGGCTTCCTCGAGCAGCCAGTATTCGATATCGAAGGCTTCCTGTTCCGGCAGGCCGACATATGTGGAGACGCCGGACGCGCCGCGCATGACGTTGATGGCGTTGACGTAGAATTCGCCGGAGATGCGGGCCGTCGCCTTGTCCTTGGCAAAGGTGATCATGCCGACGCCGGGCACGAGATAGACGACCGCATTGGGGTCGCGCATGGCGGGGCTGTCGGCGTGCTTGCAACGTTCGTAATAGGCCGCATAGTCGGCGCGATAGGCGGCGATTGCCTCGTTCAGGCCAGAAAGCGTACCTTCGATGTCGGGATTGGCCGGATCGAAATCGATCACCAGCGGTCGGATTTTG is a window from the Ensifer adhaerens genome containing:
- a CDS encoding bifunctional rhamnulose-1-phosphate aldolase/short-chain dehydrogenase, which produces MLDKQQGARLANLWDEAKAAGMSESGRLLYRSNLLGSDKRITNYGGGNTSAKVMEKDPLGGGTVEVLWVKGSGGDVGTIKLDGFATLYMDKLNALKTIYRGVAYEDEMVGYLPHCTYNLNPRAASIDTPLHAYVPKKHVDHMHPDAIIAIAAAKNSRELTAKIFGDDIGWLPWKRPGYELGLWLEKFCLENPTARGVVLESHGLFTWGDTAKEAYETTVEIINKAIAWFEAENTAPAFGGAVTPVLDANVRANIARKLMPVIRGLISADEKKVGHFDDSQAVLDFVSSKDLKPLAALGTSCPDHFLRTKIRPLVIDFDPANPDIEGTLSGLNEAIAAYRADYAAYYERCKHADSPAMRDPNAVVYLVPGVGMITFAKDKATARISGEFYVNAINVMRGASGVSTYVGLPEQEAFDIEYWLLEEAKLQRMPKPKSLAGRIALVTGGAGGIGKATANRLMQEGACVVLADIDESALAAAVAELSARYGKDFVRSVSMNVTSEAAVEGGFADTLLAFGGLDILVSNAGLASSATIEDTTLALWNKNIEILTTGYFLVSREAFRIFRQQKAGGNVVFVASKNGLAASPGASAYCTAKAAEIHLARCLALEGASAQIRVNVVNPDAVLRGSKIWTGEWKEQRAAAYKMDVDDLEAHYRERSMLKLSVFPEDIAEAIYFLSSDMSAKSTGNIINVDAGNAQSFTR